ACCGGCGGCGCCGGTTCGCATTTCGCCGCGGTCAGCGCGCACACCGCCGGCGCCTGGCGGCATCTGCTGCCCGACGTGGACGTGGTCTGCAATGGAATCGACACCGACACCTGGCCATTGGGGCCGGGCGGCACGGATCTGGTGTGGTTCGGCCGGCTGGTGCCGGAGAAGGGCGCGCATCTGGCCATCGAGGCCGCCCGGCTGGCGGGCCGTCGCCTGCACCTGGCCGGGCCGGTCAGCGACGAACGCTACTTCCGCACCGCGATCGCCCCGCGACTGGACGACCGCGTGTGCTATCACGGCCATCTCGCGCATCGGCCGCTGGCCCGACTGCTCGGCTCGTGCGCGGCCGCACTGGTCACGCCGCTGTGGGACGAGCCGTTCGGCCTGGTGGTGGCCGAGGCGCTGGCGTGCGGCACCCCTGTGGTGTCCTTCGCGCGCGGCGGCATTCCGGAGGTGATCGACCCGTACTGCGGATGGCTGGTCGAACCCGGGGACACGGCGGCGATGGCCGCGGCCGTCGAGGAGGCCGTCCGGTTGCCGCGGCCGCAGGTGCGCCGCCGCGCGGTCGGGCAAATGCGGCCACGATCGCACCGTCGAACGCTATCTGACGCGCTACCGGACGCTGTGCACGCGCTCCTGGCCGGAGATCTCGGCATGATCGGCTACTACATTCACCATCACGGCCGCGGGCATCTGCTGCGCGCGCAGGCGATCTGCGCGCACCTCGACACCCCGGTGGTCGCGTTGACCTCGCTGACCGATCCGGTCCCGGACGTGTTCGCCGACGTGGTCCGGCTGCCGCGCGACGACGCGGCCGCCGCGCCCGCGGATGTCACCGGAGGCGGTGTGCTGCACTGGGTTCCGCGCCAGGACGACGGTCTGCGCGGGCGGATGGCGGCCCTGTCGGCGTGGATCGCGACGGCCCGGCCCGCGGCGCTGGTGGCCGACGTCTCGGTCGAGGTGGCGTTGCTGGCGCGCCTGCACGGGATTCCGGTGATCACCATGGCCCTTCCGGGCACCCGCACCGACCGGCCGCACCGCCTCGTCCACGATCTCGCCGACGCCCTGATCGCCGCCTGGCCGCGTGCCCTCTACCGGCCCGGCTGGCTGCGCGAACACGAACGCAAAACCCATTACGTGGGCGGCATTTCGCGATTCGGCGACCGACCGGCCGCGCGCCGCGACTCCGAGCCGGGTCCGCCCGAGGTGCTGGTGCTGGCCGGCGCGGGCGGCGGCGAGGTCACCGGCGAGACCGTGGCGGCCTGCGCGGCGGCGACGCCCCGGATGCGTTGGCGCACAGCCGGTGTCGACGGCTGGATCGACACGCTGTGGCCGGTGCTGACCGCCGCGCAGGTGGTGGTGACCCAGGCGGGGCAGGGCGCGGTGGCCGATATCGCCGCCGCTCGGCGGCCCGCCCCGCCATCGTCATCCCCGCCGCCCGGCCCTATCGCGAGCAGCACGCCACCGCGCGTGCGCTGCGATCCTCCGGTCTGGCAACGGTTCTCGACCGCTGGCCGGCCCCCGAGGCGTGGCCCGAGCTGCTCGAGCGTGCGTCCGCCCGCGATCCTCGGCGCTGGCGGCTGTGGGGCACCGACGGCGCGGCCCGGCGCGCGGCCGAAGTCATCGCCGGAGTGGGCGGCGTCCGGATGGCGTCCACATGAGGACGGCGTTGATCACCATCACCGCGGGCCGACTCGCCCACCTGCGCAATCAATTACGCGCCGTCGCCGCCGGCACCCGGACGCCCGACGACCACATCGTCGTCTCCATGGGCGACCCGGCAGTGCTCGCGGAACTGCGCGCCGGTCCCGCTCACGGGCGATGGCTGCCGGCGCGCACGCCGCTGCCCTTGGCGGCAGCCCGCAATCTCGGCGCGGCCACGGCCCTGGAGCGCGGGGCCGAGCTGCTGGTGTTCCTGGATGTCGACTGCCTGCCCGACCCGGTCATGATCGAGCGATATCAACAGGCCCGCAACGACTCTCACGCCCCGGACGCAGTGGACTGCGGGCCGGTGACCTACCTGCCGCCGCCCCCGCCGGGTGGCTACGACCTCGCCGATCTGCCCCGCTGTCGCGCCCCGCATCCGGCCCGGCCCGCACCGCCCGACGAGATGATCTGGGACGCCGAGGATTACGGCCTGTTCTGGTCGCTGTCGTTCGCGGTGGCGGCGCGCACCTGGTCGCGCCTGGGCGGATTCGATCCGACCTATCGCGGATACGGCGCCGAGGACACCGATTTCGGTTTCCGCGCCCGCGCCGCGGCGGTGCCCTTGCGCTGGGTCGGGGGCGCGCACGCCTACCATCAGCATCACCCGGTGTCGGACCCGCCCGTGGAGCATCTGGCCGATATTCTGCGCAATGCCCGGCTGTTTCACCGTCGCTGGGGCAGCTGGCCCATGCGGGGCTGGCTGGACGCGTTCACCGATCTGGGCCTGCTGACGCCCGTCGGCGGCGCGCTGGGCTGGGTACCC
This sequence is a window from Nocardia yunnanensis. Protein-coding genes within it:
- a CDS encoding glycosyltransferase family 2 protein, which encodes MRTALITITAGRLAHLRNQLRAVAAGTRTPDDHIVVSMGDPAVLAELRAGPAHGRWLPARTPLPLAAARNLGAATALERGAELLVFLDVDCLPDPVMIERYQQARNDSHAPDAVDCGPVTYLPPPPPGGYDLADLPRCRAPHPARPAPPDEMIWDAEDYGLFWSLSFAVAARTWSRLGGFDPTYRGYGAEDTDFGFRARAAAVPLRWVGGAHAYHQHHPVSDPPVEHLADILRNARLFHRRWGSWPMRGWLDAFTDLGLLTPVGGALGWVPGAHAQDGIGDRTDRVDQEEMWTSPN